The sequence CAACGAAGAAGCAATATTATTGATCGCTAAGCACTCACAAGGGGGACTAAGAGATGCAGAGAGTTTGCTTGATCAAGTCAGCTTATTTCCCCCACCAATAACTCAAGCAAACATCATAAATCTTATAGGGGCTGTTCCTGAAGAAGAATTAATTCAATTAGCCAAATCACTTATAAATAAAGATCCAAATTCTATTTTAGAAACTTGCAATAGCTTAATTAATAAAGGAAAAGAACCTAATGCTATCTTGCAAGGAATAGCATCTATATTAAGAGACCTAGTTATTAAAAAAGTTGCTAATAATAACAATGAATTATGCAATATATCTCAAGAAAATAGTGAAGGCTTAAAAGCCCTGGCTAATTCAACTGATCTTAATCAAATACTTAATCTTCAAGCAAAGTTAAAAGGATCTGAAAATTTTATCAGAAGTAGTAATCAACCAAAATTATGGCTAGAAATACAGTTACTTGGAATGATGTCATATGAAACTTCAAAAGAAAAAAATACAATTAAGCAATCATTTCTTGAACAAAAGAAATCAAAAGATTCAGAAGTAGTCAATTCAAACAAAATATCTGAAGAAATTAATTCAAATAGAAATCAACAAATGACTCAAGAAATATTTACTAAAAAAGAATCACAACTAAACGATGAAAAAAATAATCTTGATGATATTTGGGAAAAAGTAATAGCAATGCTAGAACTACCTTCAACAAAAATGCTACTTTCTCAACAAGCAAAATTAATCAATTTAAACTCAGAGTCTGCTGAAATAGCTATCTCTGGGAAATGGATAAATATGATTCAAAGTCGAAAAAATCTTATTGAAGATGCTTTTTTCAAAGCCAGAGGATCTTCAACAAAAATTATTTTAATACAGCAAAAAGATAAATCATCAACTACAAAAGTTGATAAAGATATTTCTAAAAAAATAGAAAAAAAAGATAGTTTAACAACTAATGCTGAAAGTAAAAAAATTGATTTGGACAAAAAAAGATCTATACAAGAAAAAGATACTTTAGATCAAGACTCTATCGATAAAAAAGCCAAACAATTTGCTGAATTTTTTAATGGGGAAATTGTAAATCTTGAATAATACAATTAGTAAATTAAGAGCCAGAATGATTGGTCTTCTCCCAAATTAAACTCTTAGGAAATAATGACATCTTAAAAACTATAAAAGGTATAACGATGAACCAATGCGAAAGATAAATTGTTGCTCCAAGTACATTTATAAAATTAGGTGATGGTAATTTCGGACCTTCACTTTTTGCAGAGCAACCTTTCCAATAGGCTAAACTAGAAATACCAAATGCGACTATAGATAAGGGCCAAAATAATGGCATTTCAAATAAAATAATAGAAAAAAGAAGGTCTATAAATGATACAACTGGTAAGACATATTGTAATAAGAAAAAGCAAGTCAAGTCTAATTTCTTTAAATTGGTAAGGCGATTAGAAATTAATAATGGCCAATAATCAAAAAATCTTTGAAGTCCTCCTTCAGCCCATCTTTTTCTCTGTCGAAAAAGAGCCGAAACTGAGTCAACTGCTTCCTCTTGAACAGGGGGATCCCACATTATTACAATAGGAGATCTAGTTAATAAAAAACGGAAGCTTAAATCTAAATCATCAGTGATAGTTTGTTCATTAAAACCTCCACAACTATCTAGAACTTTCCGATTTATTAATTGACCATTACCTCTTAATTCAGCAACCCCTCCGGTAGCAAGTCTACCTCTCTGAATAACAGCGTCCATTGCCATCTCCATTGCTTGATAAGAAGAAATTTGATTCAATTCACAATTGATAACTGCTTTTCTTAATTGAACGGCAGACCAACCACCATGCAAAGCAAGAGTTATAGCTCTAATTAATACATTGCTCTGTAGTTGTGCATCAGCATCTAGTATAAATAACCACTCTCCTTTGGTTTTTTTTAATACAGAGTTAAGCGCTCCTGATTTTCCACCACCACTCATTCTTGTTCGACTGAATATATTTATATTAGAAAATTTTTCACTTAATTGTTTTAATAAATTAGGTGTATTATCTTGACTTCCATCATCAATTATCCAAAGAGATATTTTCTCTTCAGGATATTCAATTGATAAAAGTCTGGTAACTAATCTCTCTATTACATTTTCTTCATCACGTGCAGCAACCAATACATCAACGGTTGGGAGGGATTCATAAAATTTTTCATCCTTAATTATCTGTTCATTTTGTAATTGATAATTGTCTCTCCGATCTCTTAAAACGACTTGCAACCCATATCCCCCCAAGATAAAAGCCAGAGTTATTGATGGGAATAAATTCTTGGCAGGTTCAAGCAAATGGGGAAAGATACCTACAAAAGCACAGCAAATCAGAAACAATATTGACTTAGTGCGTCGGTTTTCTCCACTAATTTTGGCTAAAGCCATGGAGTAATCCCTTTATCAACTAATAACTCTAAGTTGCTGTCATCACTAAGGCAAAAATCCATATTTTGTTTTTGGGTAATAATGGGAGAGAATTTGTTTAGTAGTCCACCCATTTTTTGCTAACTCTATAGCCCCAGACTGCGACATTCCGGCTCCATGTCCAAAACCGCCTCCGGAAAAAAGCCATTTACCTTCTTTAATTTCTTTAACAACAAATAACGTGCTTGGCAATTGTCTAAGAACACGTCGAATCTCATCAAGATTGAGCAAAATTTCTGAGCCAGAATTTCCTTCAAGTTTCAAAGCAGTAACTCTTCCACTCTTTCCTCGTCTTATAGCCTTAATTTTTGTTGGGTAAAAAGAACTAGAAACTTTTTGAGCTTTATTTAATTGTTTGGATATCTGCAAGGAATCTAAAGTTCTATTCCATCTGAATAGTGGGTGGCTAGAACCAAAGGCCTCAGAGTCAGAGAATAAAAAAGATTTCAAATGTTTTTCATTTGATAAAGGTAAATTAACTGAACTAGACCAAGATTTTGGTCCATCCAAACGCATTTTCAAATAAGGAACTGGATCAGTTGACCATGCTTCGTCAACAGATGCCATGACACCTCCATTTGTAGCATGATAAACAGTATTTATTGGCTGTTGATCCCAAGTAAGAATTTTACCAGCAGTTTTTTTAATAGCTGTTTTAATTTTGTTATTGGCTTTAGAAGGGTCCTTATAAACCTGACATTGTGTATCACTACAGAGATTGTATCCATCAACTTTGAATCGATGACTATTAGCTATTGCCCATGTTCTTGCTAGCACTGCTTGAGCTGCCAGAGCTGCTTCAGGAGACTTAGAGCCAATCTCATAAGGAACAACCCCTTTGAGATATCTTTCTAAAGGAACATGCTCAACTAAAGTCCAACTTCCGTAAGAATCTAATTGGATCGAAAATGGACCAGAGTATAGTCCATTTTCCCATAGCAAACCATCTGGGGCATACAAATAAATAGGCCCTTTGAGGGCAATCCTCCCATTGTTTCCATCTAAATAAGGAACAACAGACTTAGAAACCTTTATTTTTTGATAAGTCGATTTGATGGATTGAGGAATCTTAATATCTCCTGATACCCAAACCTCCCAATCTGATGGATGCGCAATAGTAGATTTAATACCTTTTTCTTTTAAATTATTTGCCACTCTCTCCGCAGATTCAAAACTTGCTAATGGACCAATTATTTGACGAATAAATATTTTTGGGTTTGTTAATAGTTTAACTTGCCAACCAATATTAATTTCTTGCGCCTTTCGAATAACTCCAGAAGAATCTTTCAAGATCAAGTTTCTTCCATTGCTTACAAGCGCTAGAGATGGTGAATTTTTATTATTAATGATTTCTTTCCCTAAATAGGGTTTTAACCCAACAAGCAAAACATTTTTTTCTGTGCTTGCTAAAACCGTCTTGGGAGGTGGCTGATGAGTTGGAAAACGCTTTGCTTGAGATGAATTAGCTAAATAATCTTGATTTGCATGTTGCATCCCAACCAAGAGAAGGAAGCTACAAGAAATGAAAGGCTTTTGAGCATGAAAATAACTCTTAATCACAACAAAAATCTCCTTCAAGGAAGAATTTAATAATTTTGGGTTGGCTTAAGTGAGCTTAAGGACGTATTCTTATAAACTAACTATGCTTCATCAATGCCAAAGCTCAAGACCCGCAAAGCTGCTGCAAAGCGGTTCAAAGCAACTGGTACTGGCAAGTTCATGAGACGTCGTGCATTTCACAATCACTTACTCGACCATAAGAGCCCTAAATTAAAAAGGCACCTTAAAACAAAAGCAGTCGTAGACGAACGTGATGCAGAAAATGTCAGTCTTATGCTGCCTTATGCATAACTCTTCTGTAGAAAATTAT comes from Prochlorococcus marinus XMU1408 and encodes:
- a CDS encoding glycosyltransferase yields the protein MALAKISGENRRTKSILFLICCAFVGIFPHLLEPAKNLFPSITLAFILGGYGLQVVLRDRRDNYQLQNEQIIKDEKFYESLPTVDVLVAARDEENVIERLVTRLLSIEYPEEKISLWIIDDGSQDNTPNLLKQLSEKFSNINIFSRTRMSGGGKSGALNSVLKKTKGEWLFILDADAQLQSNVLIRAITLALHGGWSAVQLRKAVINCELNQISSYQAMEMAMDAVIQRGRLATGGVAELRGNGQLINRKVLDSCGGFNEQTITDDLDLSFRFLLTRSPIVIMWDPPVQEEAVDSVSALFRQRKRWAEGGLQRFFDYWPLLISNRLTNLKKLDLTCFFLLQYVLPVVSFIDLLFSIILFEMPLFWPLSIVAFGISSLAYWKGCSAKSEGPKLPSPNFINVLGATIYLSHWFIVIPFIVFKMSLFPKSLIWEKTNHSGS
- a CDS encoding SpoIID/LytB domain-containing protein; translated protein: MIKSYFHAQKPFISCSFLLLVGMQHANQDYLANSSQAKRFPTHQPPPKTVLASTEKNVLLVGLKPYLGKEIINNKNSPSLALVSNGRNLILKDSSGVIRKAQEINIGWQVKLLTNPKIFIRQIIGPLASFESAERVANNLKEKGIKSTIAHPSDWEVWVSGDIKIPQSIKSTYQKIKVSKSVVPYLDGNNGRIALKGPIYLYAPDGLLWENGLYSGPFSIQLDSYGSWTLVEHVPLERYLKGVVPYEIGSKSPEAALAAQAVLARTWAIANSHRFKVDGYNLCSDTQCQVYKDPSKANNKIKTAIKKTAGKILTWDQQPINTVYHATNGGVMASVDEAWSTDPVPYLKMRLDGPKSWSSSVNLPLSNEKHLKSFLFSDSEAFGSSHPLFRWNRTLDSLQISKQLNKAQKVSSSFYPTKIKAIRRGKSGRVTALKLEGNSGSEILLNLDEIRRVLRQLPSTLFVVKEIKEGKWLFSGGGFGHGAGMSQSGAIELAKNGWTTKQILSHYYPKTKYGFLP
- the rpmI gene encoding 50S ribosomal protein L35, coding for MPKLKTRKAAAKRFKATGTGKFMRRRAFHNHLLDHKSPKLKRHLKTKAVVDERDAENVSLMLPYA
- a CDS encoding DNA polymerase III subunit gamma/tau — protein: MIKAYEPLHHKYRPSRFDELVGQDPITSTLKQALTSNRIAPAYIFSGPRGTGKTSSARIFAKSLNCLKSVKATTVPCGECELCQGINSGNALDIIEIDAASNTGVENIRELIERARFAPVKARWKVYVIDECHMLSTAAFNALLKTLEEPPPQVVFILATTDPQRVLPTILSRCMRFDFRRISLNDLKNHLSKIATKEGILINEEAILLIAKHSQGGLRDAESLLDQVSLFPPPITQANIINLIGAVPEEELIQLAKSLINKDPNSILETCNSLINKGKEPNAILQGIASILRDLVIKKVANNNNELCNISQENSEGLKALANSTDLNQILNLQAKLKGSENFIRSSNQPKLWLEIQLLGMMSYETSKEKNTIKQSFLEQKKSKDSEVVNSNKISEEINSNRNQQMTQEIFTKKESQLNDEKNNLDDIWEKVIAMLELPSTKMLLSQQAKLINLNSESAEIAISGKWINMIQSRKNLIEDAFFKARGSSTKIILIQQKDKSSTTKVDKDISKKIEKKDSLTTNAESKKIDLDKKRSIQEKDTLDQDSIDKKAKQFAEFFNGEIVNLE